From the genome of Phocoena phocoena chromosome 18, mPhoPho1.1, whole genome shotgun sequence, one region includes:
- the MED4 gene encoding mediator of RNA polymerase II transcription subunit 4 codes for MAASSSGEKEKERPGGGSGAAGGNSTRERLLSALEDLEVLSRELIEMLAISRNQKLLQSGEENQVLELLIHRDGEFQELMKLALNQGKIHHEMQVLEKEVEKRDSDIQQLQKQLKEAEQILATAVYQAKEKLKSIEKARKGAISSEEIIKYAHRISASNAVCAPLTWVPGDPRRPYPTDLEMRSGLLGQMNNPSTNGVNGHLPGDALAAGRLPDVLAPQYPWQSNDIAMNMLPPNHSNDFLLEPPGHNKENEDDVEVMSTDSSSSSSDSD; via the exons ATGGCGGCGTCTTCTAGTGGCGAGAAGGAGAAGGAGCGGCCGGGCGGCGGCTCGGGAGCTGCAGGCGGTAACAGCACGCGTGAGAGGCTGCTGTCTGCGCTGGAAGATCTGGAGGTCTTGTCGAG agAACTTATAGAAATGCTGGCGATTTCTAGAAACCAAAAGTTGTTACAGTCTGGAGAGGAAAACCAG GTCCTGGAGTTGTTAATTCATAGAGATGGGGAATTTCAAGAACTAATGAAATTGGCACTTAATCAGGGAAAAATCCATCATGAAATGcaagttttagaaaaagaagtagaaaaaagagACAGTGATATTCAGCAACTACAAAAACAGCTAAAGGAAGCGGAACAGATACTG GCAACAGCTGTTTACCaagcaaaagaaaaactcaagtcaatagaaaaagcaagaaaag GTGCTATCTCCTCTGAAGAAATAATTAAGTATGCACATAGGATTAGTGCAAGTAATGCTGTGTGTGCCCCACTGACCTGGGTCCCAG GGGACCCACGGAGACCATACCCAACCGATTTGGAGATGAGAAGTGGATTATTGGGCCAGATGAACAACCCTTCCACTAATGGAGTGAACGGTCATCTACCAGGGGACGCACTTGCAGCAGGCAGATTGCCAG atGTCCTTGCTCCACAGTATCCATGGCAGTCAAATGATATAGCAATGAATATGTTACCACCAAATCACAGTAATGACTTTTTGTTGGAACCTCCAGGAcataacaaagaaaatgaagatgatgtAGAGGTTATGTCAACAGACTCCTCAAGCAGTAGTAGTGACTCTGATTAA